The Halobacterium litoreum genome includes a region encoding these proteins:
- a CDS encoding DNA methyltransferase produces the protein MSENQTMLDYLLVYPDYSMWSYEEDMCEEILEQYGEISENPFLVENGLSLSTEAEVPEYNLETLPFFQTVKNQESGETLTPRGHQYELTEVPEGTRKSARYLGHGLHEYTGKFYPQLVSTIFSLLDLEAGDTVMDPFCGSGTTLYQGRLESLNTVGIDINPFSVYLSRTKVSTLDVDLSEMREFSFSCKTLTSEEYTLPEPDYLDKWFEDPVINQVRGLHSQISDVQNDQVRQLLFITLSDLLRTVSHQDEDQIRVLRADEIPEDVDVYEMFEDRFNKNVKRVEDTQDFKTKFDLNEETVVEQADATTMAEETSLPDIDHMVCSPPYATGLPYVDTYRLSLFTLGLLEKKDRRDLERQVIGNREIRPQEKEDLEAEFLDNYDSLWLPDNVKELIKRVYDLNVDADVGFRRKNKAALLYKYFRDMRDVLDQGHQMLPEGGNFVLVVGRNTTKAGDDKEVVEIPTDDFLYDIGEMVGYEKANLVEKSLNSTAIGEVHSKNAIQEEKILFLEK, from the coding sequence ATGAGTGAGAACCAGACCATGCTTGACTACCTCCTCGTCTATCCAGACTACAGTATGTGGAGCTACGAGGAGGACATGTGCGAGGAGATTCTGGAGCAGTACGGCGAAATCTCCGAGAACCCATTCCTCGTCGAGAACGGTCTCAGTCTGAGTACCGAGGCAGAGGTTCCCGAGTACAATCTGGAGACACTCCCGTTCTTTCAGACGGTAAAAAACCAAGAGTCGGGCGAAACTCTCACTCCGCGAGGGCACCAATACGAGCTGACTGAAGTTCCAGAGGGGACACGGAAATCGGCCCGCTATCTCGGACACGGACTACACGAGTATACAGGTAAGTTCTATCCGCAACTCGTCTCTACGATCTTCAGTCTGCTCGACCTTGAAGCAGGAGATACGGTGATGGACCCGTTCTGTGGCAGCGGGACGACGCTCTACCAGGGTCGCCTGGAGTCGCTGAACACAGTCGGCATCGACATCAACCCGTTCTCGGTCTACCTGTCGAGAACAAAGGTCAGCACGCTCGACGTAGACCTCAGCGAGATGCGGGAGTTTTCCTTCTCGTGCAAAACACTCACTAGCGAGGAGTACACCCTTCCGGAACCCGACTATCTCGATAAGTGGTTCGAGGACCCCGTCATCAACCAGGTCCGTGGCCTCCACAGCCAAATCTCTGACGTCCAGAACGATCAGGTTCGACAGCTCCTGTTCATCACGCTGAGTGACCTGCTTCGGACAGTCTCCCACCAGGACGAGGATCAGATCCGGGTACTCCGTGCTGACGAGATTCCGGAGGATGTCGACGTCTACGAGATGTTCGAAGACCGGTTCAACAAGAACGTCAAGCGCGTCGAGGATACGCAGGACTTTAAGACAAAGTTCGATCTCAACGAGGAGACCGTCGTCGAACAGGCGGACGCGACCACAATGGCGGAGGAGACCTCACTCCCTGACATAGACCATATGGTTTGCTCGCCCCCGTATGCAACGGGTCTCCCCTACGTCGATACGTATCGTCTTTCGCTCTTCACGCTGGGACTGCTGGAGAAGAAGGACCGACGCGACCTCGAACGACAGGTCATCGGAAACCGTGAGATCCGCCCGCAGGAGAAAGAAGATCTGGAAGCAGAGTTCCTCGACAACTATGATTCGCTCTGGCTTCCCGACAACGTGAAGGAACTCATCAAGCGCGTCTATGACCTCAACGTTGACGCCGACGTCGGATTCCGTCGGAAGAACAAGGCTGCGCTCCTCTACAAGTACTTCCGGGACATGCGTGACGTCCTGGATCAAGGGCACCAGATGCTTCCCGAAGGAGGGAACTTCGTACTCGTGGTCGGTCGAAACACCACCAAAGCTGGTGACGACAAGGAAGTCGTCGAGATCCCGACTGATGACTTCCTCTACGACATTGGCGAGATGGTTGGATACGAGAAGGCGAATCTGGTCGAGAAGAGCCTCAACTCAACTGCAATCGGCGAAGTCCACAGTAAGAACGCAATCCAGGAAGAGAAGATCCTGTTCCTGGAAAAGTAG
- a CDS encoding DNA methyltransferase produces the protein MESDHLDFVDWRFEDAKTNKFTHDYHPYPAKFIPQIPATLMKYFSEKGDVVWDPFCGCGTAVVEAIRKDRHAVGTDLNPLATLMTRSKATPLEPETLGNNVRDHLDDVKRAHNFQEEYEVPDIPKLDGWFSDNAIRELSIIKGYINEVEDDSLQDFFKTGFSSIIVNVSYQDSNTRYTRVDNEMEPGETIRKYENKLNRMVRGMEDFYNDCDEKYTPTVFSQDLREDFTLDEKADLIITSPPYPNAYDYHLYHKYRMFWLDMKPRQMKHDEIGAHLVYQNRSKEENMETFRENMTACLRNLEKNTKEGGRLCMVIGDSKLEGEIVRNNELMKELAEDTAFEVEKEFFRNIDSTKKTFNPENARAKKEAILVFER, from the coding sequence ATGGAATCGGACCACTTAGATTTCGTCGACTGGCGGTTTGAAGATGCAAAAACAAATAAATTTACACACGACTACCATCCTTACCCTGCAAAATTCATCCCGCAGATCCCGGCGACTCTAATGAAATACTTCTCCGAGAAAGGGGATGTCGTATGGGATCCATTCTGCGGCTGTGGAACTGCAGTTGTCGAGGCGATTCGCAAAGATCGTCACGCAGTCGGGACTGATTTGAACCCTCTTGCCACTCTAATGACACGGTCGAAGGCGACCCCGTTGGAGCCGGAAACTTTGGGTAACAATGTCCGTGACCACCTCGACGATGTCAAACGAGCCCATAACTTCCAAGAAGAGTATGAGGTTCCTGACATCCCAAAACTGGACGGATGGTTCTCGGACAATGCGATCCGCGAGCTGTCCATAATCAAGGGATACATCAACGAGGTTGAGGACGACAGTCTCCAGGACTTCTTCAAAACCGGGTTCTCCAGTATCATCGTCAACGTCTCATACCAGGACAGTAACACGCGGTACACTCGCGTCGACAACGAAATGGAGCCCGGCGAGACCATCCGCAAATACGAGAATAAACTCAACCGGATGGTTCGGGGTATGGAGGACTTCTACAACGACTGCGACGAGAAGTACACTCCGACCGTCTTCTCTCAGGATCTCCGAGAGGACTTTACGCTCGACGAGAAGGCCGATCTCATCATCACGTCACCGCCGTATCCTAACGCCTACGACTACCACCTATACCACAAGTATCGGATGTTCTGGCTGGACATGAAGCCCCGTCAGATGAAACATGACGAGATAGGGGCGCACCTCGTCTACCAGAACCGATCGAAGGAGGAGAACATGGAAACGTTCCGCGAGAACATGACGGCGTGTCTTCGGAATCTGGAGAAGAACACAAAGGAGGGTGGTCGCCTCTGTATGGTCATCGGCGACTCGAAACTGGAAGGTGAAATCGTCCGGAATAACGAGTTGATGAAGGAACTCGCGGAAGACACCGCATTTGAGGTCGAGAAGGAGTTCTTCCGGAACATCGACTCCACCAAGAAGACGTTCAACCCTGAGAACGCACGGGCGAAGAAGGAAGCAATTCTGGTGTTCGAGCGATGA